In Flavobacteriaceae bacterium, the following proteins share a genomic window:
- a CDS encoding AAA family ATPase, whose protein sequence is MSITELKNTIAFLNKVSFFSEVSTTSLSHLCEKLDTEVYRKGQSIFNKGDLGEAMYVILEGKVKVHENKHIYDHLSEGDCFGEYALIDNQKRSASITAIESTKVLKIERHHFIDLMTKDSGFAQGILSVMIKRHRELDTIQEHLATSKQELELASSKMKGLINGAMDAIIMFNRDFRIVLTNPSANKLLENNDVLQRNVLFFFDDASVDLIEELIRKDDIKALNNYLPNIIKVIGSNGTGTLNEGTISKYGNDFGAFYTLILRNIEERLIAEDTINLLTKQTQYLEEEIKELTSSYGIIAEDKSMQSVLSLIEQVAQTDATVLITGETGTGKELVSRAIHKASRRNDKPLIRINCGAIPTNLIESELFGHKKGAFTGATADRKGRFLLADKGTIFLDEIGELPLELQPKLLRVIQEGEFDPVGSSETIKVDVRIIAATHRDLLEQANKGKFREDLYYRLNVFPIDVPSLRNRGNDICLIAQEMIEQFSGKLNKNPVILSDTDKVLFLNYLWPGNVRELQNLIERAVIVSQNGIINWATIIPDNETNINLLQPQTETVSILTAKEINTLEKENILKALKQTRWKVSGVNGAAALLQIPPTTLASKIKAFNIERPI, encoded by the coding sequence ATGTCTATAACCGAACTAAAAAATACTATTGCTTTTCTTAATAAGGTCTCTTTTTTTTCTGAAGTATCTACAACTTCTTTATCACATTTATGCGAAAAACTAGATACTGAGGTTTATCGAAAAGGGCAATCTATTTTTAATAAAGGTGATCTTGGAGAAGCGATGTATGTAATTTTAGAAGGAAAGGTTAAAGTTCACGAGAATAAACATATATATGATCATTTGTCTGAAGGTGATTGTTTTGGAGAATATGCTCTGATAGATAATCAAAAACGATCTGCATCTATTACAGCAATAGAATCAACTAAAGTTTTAAAGATAGAACGACATCATTTTATTGATTTAATGACAAAAGATAGTGGTTTTGCTCAAGGAATTCTTTCTGTAATGATCAAACGTCATAGAGAGTTAGATACTATTCAAGAACACTTAGCAACTTCTAAACAAGAATTAGAATTAGCGAGCTCAAAAATGAAAGGCTTAATTAATGGTGCTATGGATGCCATTATTATGTTTAATCGAGATTTTAGAATTGTACTCACTAATCCTTCTGCAAACAAATTGCTAGAAAATAATGATGTATTACAACGTAATGTTTTATTTTTCTTTGATGATGCGAGTGTCGATTTAATTGAAGAATTGATAAGAAAAGATGATATAAAAGCATTAAATAATTACTTACCAAACATTATAAAAGTAATAGGTTCTAATGGTACAGGAACTTTAAATGAAGGTACGATTAGTAAATATGGAAATGATTTTGGCGCTTTTTACACTCTTATCTTGCGTAATATTGAAGAACGATTAATTGCTGAAGACACAATTAATTTGCTTACCAAACAAACACAGTATTTAGAAGAAGAGATTAAAGAGCTCACAAGCAGTTATGGTATAATCGCTGAAGATAAGAGTATGCAATCTGTTTTAAGTCTTATTGAACAAGTAGCACAAACAGATGCGACTGTTTTAATTACAGGAGAAACTGGTACTGGAAAAGAATTGGTATCTCGTGCAATACATAAAGCTAGTCGACGAAATGATAAGCCATTAATACGAATTAATTGCGGTGCTATTCCAACTAATTTAATTGAAAGTGAATTATTTGGTCATAAAAAAGGAGCTTTTACTGGCGCTACAGCTGATAGAAAAGGGCGATTTTTACTTGCAGACAAGGGTACTATATTTTTAGATGAAATTGGAGAACTCCCTTTAGAGCTTCAGCCTAAGTTATTACGTGTGATCCAAGAAGGAGAATTTGATCCTGTTGGAAGTTCTGAAACCATTAAAGTAGATGTACGCATTATTGCTGCTACACATCGTGATTTATTAGAACAAGCCAACAAGGGTAAGTTTCGTGAAGATTTATATTATCGCTTAAATGTATTTCCTATTGATGTTCCTTCTTTACGAAATCGAGGTAATGACATTTGTTTGATTGCTCAAGAAATGATTGAACAATTCTCTGGGAAACTCAACAAAAATCCAGTAATTCTTTCTGATACAGATAAAGTTCTTTTTTTAAATTACCTGTGGCCTGGCAATGTTCGTGAATTACAAAACTTAATAGAACGTGCAGTAATTGTTTCTCAAAACGGAATTATTAACTGGGCGACTATTATTCCAGACAATGAAACTAATATTAATTTACTTCAACCTCAAACAGAAACAGTTTCTATTTTAACAGCAAAAGAAATTAATACTCTTGAAAAGGAGAATATTCTTAAAGCACTGAAACAAACGCGTTGGAAAGTTTCTGGAGTAAATGGTGCTGCGGCTTTATTACAAATTCCTCCCACTACTCTAGCTTCAAAAATTAAAGCCTTTAATATAGAGCGTCCTATATAA
- a CDS encoding alpha/beta fold hydrolase, with product MKPSIFGCAFLFILLFSCKTETEEAVITNDSLSVKDYFDNTDRDDQFTGGIKMIPISTPKGEFKVWTKRVGNNPTIKVLLLHGGPGVTHEIYESFDGYFPQEGIEYYYYDQLGSYYSDQPDDLSLWDLDRFVEEVEQVRIALGLNKDNFYLFGQSWGGILGMQYALKYQQNLKGLIISNMVSSIPEYQKYADEVLAPQLPPEVLKEILEFEAKEDYGNERYLSLIEEHYYPKHVLRLPPNEWPNSVHRTFKHVNPDVYVTMQGPSEFGIKGDATLKNWDVSKELPQITVPTLTIGGQYDTMDPKHMEWISTQVQNGRYLHCPNGSHLSQYDDQEHFFPGLIDFIKDVDNGEF from the coding sequence ATGAAACCATCTATTTTTGGCTGTGCTTTTCTTTTTATACTTCTGTTTAGTTGTAAAACTGAAACCGAAGAAGCTGTTATTACTAATGATTCGCTTAGTGTGAAAGACTATTTTGATAATACCGATCGTGACGATCAGTTTACTGGAGGAATTAAAATGATTCCAATTAGTACCCCTAAAGGAGAGTTTAAGGTATGGACCAAACGTGTAGGGAACAATCCAACTATAAAAGTATTATTGCTTCATGGTGGGCCTGGTGTAACACACGAGATTTATGAGTCGTTTGATGGTTATTTCCCGCAAGAAGGTATTGAGTATTATTATTACGACCAATTAGGCTCTTATTATAGTGATCAGCCAGACGATCTAAGTCTTTGGGACCTTGACCGTTTTGTTGAAGAAGTAGAACAAGTTCGTATCGCATTAGGGTTAAACAAAGATAATTTTTATTTGTTCGGACAGTCTTGGGGTGGTATTTTAGGTATGCAATATGCTTTAAAATACCAACAAAATTTAAAGGGGTTAATTATTTCTAATATGGTATCCTCTATTCCTGAATATCAAAAATATGCTGACGAAGTATTAGCGCCACAATTACCTCCAGAAGTATTAAAAGAGATTTTAGAATTTGAAGCTAAAGAAGATTATGGTAACGAACGCTATTTATCTTTAATAGAAGAGCATTACTATCCAAAACACGTACTGCGTTTACCTCCAAACGAGTGGCCAAACTCTGTACATCGCACATTTAAACATGTTAACCCTGATGTATATGTAACGATGCAAGGGCCAAGTGAATTTGGTATTAAAGGTGATGCTACACTTAAAAATTGGGATGTGAGTAAAGAATTGCCTCAGATTACTGTCCCTACTCTAACTATAGGTGGGCAATACGATACGATGGACCCTAAACATATGGAATGGATATCTACTCAAGTACAAAACGGACGTTATTTGCATTGTCCAAATGGAAGTCATTTATCTCAATATGACGATCAAGAACATTTTTTTCCAGGCTTAATTGATTTTATTAAAGATGTAGATAATGGAGAGTTTTAA
- a CDS encoding OsmC family peroxiredoxin: protein MITTANIKNGVNVDQLVDTINHIQEQPELAKFKFRSKNDWINGGHCVSSIKSFYGAGQEDETREDTFTMECSHPKVLLGEDEAATPPEVVLHALGSCLTGAMVYHAAANGVDIKSASSTLEGGADLHGFLGLDTEIRKGFDGVKMVLKVKSDATAEQLENFAKFSPVFDMLTNPTPVSIEIVKE from the coding sequence ATGATTACAACAGCAAACATTAAAAACGGAGTAAACGTAGATCAATTAGTAGATACGATTAACCACATTCAAGAACAGCCAGAACTGGCAAAATTCAAATTCAGATCTAAAAATGATTGGATTAACGGAGGGCATTGCGTATCCAGTATCAAAAGTTTTTATGGAGCAGGCCAAGAAGACGAAACACGTGAAGATACTTTTACTATGGAATGTAGTCATCCTAAAGTATTATTAGGTGAAGATGAAGCAGCTACGCCACCAGAAGTAGTATTACATGCTTTAGGATCTTGTTTAACTGGAGCAATGGTATATCATGCTGCAGCCAATGGAGTAGATATTAAAAGTGCATCTTCTACTTTAGAAGGTGGTGCAGATTTACATGGATTCTTAGGTTTAGACACCGAAATACGTAAAGGATTTGATGGTGTTAAAATGGTACTTAAAGTAAAATCGGATGCGACTGCAGAACAGTTAGAAAATTTTGCAAAATTTTCTCCTGTATTTGATATGTTAACTAACCCTACTCCAGTTTCAATCGAAATTGTAAAAGAGTAA
- a CDS encoding 4Fe-4S dicluster domain-containing protein: MAVQSNIGSHFLFFYSTPPMKTSTHIISNANQAVAHIAYKTNEVCPIYPITPASEMSELVEQWSSEQQPNIFGSIPSTFEMQSEAGVAGTMHGALQTGALSTTFTASQGLLLMLPNMYKIAGELTPNVIHVATRSIATHALSVFGDHSDIMAVRQSGYAFLGSASVQEAQDFALIAQAATLKSRIPFVHFFDGFRTSHEINKIISISDKVIKTMMHSEAIETHRSRALNPENPVIRGTSQGPDVFFQSREAVNLYYNACPETVQSEMDKFGKLTRRYYNLFDYVGHPKAEHVIVSMASSTTTIETTINQLNKQGEKYGLIKVRLFRPFSAKHLLKALPSTCKSIAVLDRTKEPGSTGEPLYLDIVQSISEAFQNQKIKTLPRIIGGRYGLSSKEFTPAMVISIFNNLKQKQPKNNFTIGITDNVTHLSLGTSKSIHFNNNTYKAIFYQKKCKAANQGFTNTLNHIGKETNIFVQGYTECDYKKSNSRNIYHLRIDNQPIKAPYLIQQADLIACQNLNFIEKDNVLHLLKSKGTLLVNTSLSNQEFWQALSVKNQNEILKKRIKIHTVNCDILTENDYPIINLYNSFLALKNDVDYSHLNEFINELDITTISENNMVTSTYDNEFSQTLLGQLLAHKGNDIPVSMFPVDGTYNSDTSQFNPIQKNDALPIWDMDTCTQCGACSMACPQAALRIKAYEDHYLGTTPADFKYIVSEEFHLLNYTVQINPEQCNGCNNCIDACSVKALVMSNKVDVVDTEKENWDYFKTIPELDRTQIDITKVSQQQLQEPLFKYSIGVEGCGEAPYLKLLSQLYGDRLLVANATGASSIFGGALPTTPWSKNRNGQGPAWSNSLFEDNAEFGLGYRLTLDQQKQQAKVLLAKLLPKLDFDLVYDIIKAEQTTETLINQQRNRVDLLKQKLQLIDSFEANALLTLADSLVEKSVWIVGGDGWAYDIGYGGLDHVLASGKNINILVLDNEVYDNTGGQTSKATPFGAEAKFSFGGKHTQKKDLGKLAMHYDNVYVASVAIGADQEQTLKAFTEAENFNGPSIIIAYCHSYSHGIDMKQPSKYHKAAVASGQWLLYRNDPRRIINSYNTLQLDSESPSCNIETYLRMEKRFEKLFKEDHITFNNKILQIQKQIDKRYESYLNLSKQQVNQYI; this comes from the coding sequence ATGGCTGTTCAAAGTAATATTGGCAGCCATTTTTTATTTTTTTATTCAACACCACCAATGAAAACTTCAACACACATCATATCAAATGCTAATCAGGCAGTTGCACACATTGCTTATAAAACAAACGAAGTTTGTCCTATTTACCCAATTACTCCAGCTTCAGAAATGAGCGAACTGGTAGAACAATGGAGCTCAGAGCAACAACCAAATATTTTTGGAAGCATTCCGAGTACTTTTGAAATGCAAAGTGAAGCTGGTGTTGCAGGAACAATGCATGGAGCATTACAAACAGGTGCATTGTCTACCACATTTACAGCTTCTCAAGGTTTATTATTAATGCTTCCAAATATGTATAAAATTGCAGGGGAATTAACTCCTAATGTAATTCATGTAGCAACACGAAGTATTGCTACACATGCATTATCTGTTTTTGGTGATCATAGTGATATCATGGCAGTACGTCAATCTGGGTATGCATTTCTTGGAAGTGCATCTGTACAAGAAGCACAAGATTTTGCATTAATTGCACAAGCTGCAACATTAAAATCTCGAATTCCTTTTGTTCATTTTTTTGATGGATTTAGAACCTCTCATGAAATAAACAAAATCATCTCTATTTCTGACAAGGTTATTAAAACTATGATGCATTCAGAAGCTATTGAAACACATCGTAGTAGAGCTTTAAACCCAGAGAATCCTGTAATTAGAGGAACTTCTCAAGGTCCTGATGTATTTTTTCAAAGTCGAGAAGCTGTAAATTTATATTACAATGCATGTCCAGAAACAGTGCAAAGTGAGATGGATAAATTTGGAAAGCTCACGAGACGTTATTACAATCTCTTTGATTATGTAGGGCATCCCAAAGCAGAACACGTTATTGTTTCAATGGCATCTTCAACAACAACTATTGAAACAACCATCAATCAATTAAACAAACAGGGTGAAAAATATGGATTAATTAAAGTGCGACTCTTTAGGCCTTTTAGTGCAAAACATTTGCTGAAAGCTTTGCCTTCTACTTGTAAATCTATTGCAGTTTTAGATCGAACAAAAGAACCTGGGTCAACAGGGGAACCATTATATTTAGATATTGTTCAATCTATTTCTGAAGCATTTCAGAATCAAAAAATTAAAACTTTACCTCGAATTATAGGAGGACGTTATGGTTTATCTTCAAAAGAATTTACGCCAGCTATGGTGATTTCTATTTTTAACAATTTAAAACAAAAACAACCAAAGAACAATTTTACTATTGGCATTACCGATAATGTTACACATCTAAGTTTAGGCACTTCCAAAAGTATTCATTTTAATAATAACACTTATAAAGCTATATTTTATCAAAAAAAATGTAAAGCTGCCAATCAGGGTTTTACAAATACTCTAAATCATATTGGTAAAGAAACAAACATATTCGTCCAAGGATATACGGAATGTGATTATAAAAAATCAAACTCAAGAAACATTTATCATTTACGAATTGATAATCAACCTATAAAAGCCCCATATTTGATTCAACAAGCCGATCTTATTGCTTGTCAAAACTTAAATTTTATTGAAAAAGATAATGTATTACATCTTTTAAAATCTAAAGGAACTCTTTTAGTGAATACTTCTCTTTCTAATCAAGAGTTTTGGCAAGCATTATCGGTAAAAAACCAAAATGAAATTCTTAAAAAACGGATCAAGATACATACTGTAAATTGTGACATTTTAACTGAAAATGATTATCCTATCATTAATCTTTATAATTCTTTTTTAGCATTAAAAAATGATGTTGATTATTCTCATTTAAACGAATTTATTAATGAATTGGATATAACTACTATTTCTGAAAACAATATGGTTACCTCAACTTATGATAACGAGTTTTCTCAAACACTTTTAGGACAATTATTAGCTCATAAAGGAAATGATATCCCAGTAAGTATGTTTCCAGTTGATGGCACTTATAATAGTGATACATCGCAATTTAATCCAATACAAAAAAATGATGCATTACCAATTTGGGACATGGATACTTGCACACAATGTGGTGCTTGTTCTATGGCTTGCCCTCAAGCAGCATTACGCATAAAAGCATATGAGGATCATTATTTAGGCACTACTCCTGCTGATTTTAAATACATAGTTTCTGAAGAGTTTCACCTTTTAAATTACACCGTTCAAATCAATCCTGAACAATGTAATGGTTGTAATAACTGTATAGATGCTTGTTCAGTAAAAGCATTAGTGATGTCTAATAAAGTAGATGTAGTAGATACAGAAAAAGAAAACTGGGATTATTTTAAAACTATTCCAGAATTAGATAGGACACAAATAGATATAACAAAAGTAAGTCAGCAACAGTTACAAGAACCTTTATTTAAATATTCAATTGGTGTTGAAGGTTGTGGGGAAGCGCCCTATTTAAAATTACTCTCTCAATTATATGGTGATCGATTATTAGTTGCAAATGCAACTGGTGCGAGTTCTATTTTTGGGGGTGCTTTACCTACAACACCTTGGTCTAAAAATAGAAATGGTCAAGGTCCAGCTTGGTCCAATTCTTTATTTGAAGATAATGCCGAGTTTGGGTTAGGATATCGTTTAACATTAGATCAGCAAAAACAACAAGCCAAAGTTTTATTAGCAAAACTATTACCAAAACTAGATTTCGATTTGGTATATGACATCATCAAAGCAGAGCAAACCACTGAAACTTTAATTAATCAGCAGCGAAATAGAGTTGATCTGTTAAAACAAAAACTTCAATTAATAGATTCTTTTGAAGCAAACGCTTTATTAACTTTAGCAGATAGTTTGGTTGAAAAAAGTGTTTGGATTGTTGGTGGCGATGGTTGGGCCTATGATATTGGTTATGGAGGTTTAGATCACGTATTAGCCTCAGGGAAAAATATCAATATTTTAGTATTAGATAATGAAGTGTATGATAATACTGGAGGGCAAACATCAAAAGCAACTCCTTTTGGTGCCGAAGCAAAATTCTCTTTTGGAGGAAAACATACACAGAAAAAAGATTTAGGCAAACTAGCCATGCATTACGACAATGTGTATGTAGCTTCCGTAGCAATTGGCGCCGACCAAGAACAAACACTTAAGGCTTTTACAGAAGCAGAAAACTTTAATGGGCCATCAATTATTATTGCATATTGCCATAGTTACTCTCATGGTATCGATATGAAACAACCTAGTAAATATCATAAAGCTGCTGTTGCTTCTGGACAGTGGTTGTTATATCGTAATGATCCTAGACGAATTATAAATAGTTATAATACTTTACAGTTGGATTCAGAATCACCATCTTGTAACATAGAAACTTATTTAAGAATGGAAAAACGTTTTGAAAAGTTATTTAAAGAAGATCATATAACTTTTAATAACAAGATACTTCAAATACAAAAGCAAATTGATAAACGCTATGAAAGTTATCTTAATTTATCGAAACAGCAAGTGAATCAATATATTTAA
- a CDS encoding GNAT family N-acetyltransferase — MNFDQIGEMALGSRLRFLSDALTEDAKRVYDLYDVELKPKWFPVFYFLSNQDKGKSITSIANEIRHSHPSVIKIVREMSENGLVTEQKDSSDGRINNILLTQKAIDISVKIQEQYVDVENAIKATLKQTKHNIWLAIQEFEYLLNEKSLLTRVIEQKKIRESSTITILDYSSKYHKDFKELNEEWITKYFRIENADRKALDHPKEYILDKGGKILVAVQGKTVLGVCALLKMENHNYDYELAKMAVSPKAQGKGIGYLMGKSIIEKAKSLGASSLYLESNTILKPAISLYKKLGFQKVAGHYTPYERCNIQMELRLE; from the coding sequence ATGAATTTTGATCAAATTGGAGAAATGGCGCTAGGAAGTAGGCTTAGATTTTTAAGTGATGCGTTAACAGAAGATGCTAAACGGGTTTATGATCTTTATGATGTAGAACTAAAACCAAAATGGTTTCCAGTGTTTTATTTTCTATCTAATCAAGATAAAGGAAAATCTATTACTTCCATTGCTAACGAGATAAGGCATTCACATCCTTCGGTTATTAAAATTGTTAGAGAAATGTCTGAAAATGGATTGGTTACAGAACAAAAAGATAGTTCTGATGGACGTATAAACAATATTCTTTTAACTCAAAAAGCAATAGATATTTCTGTAAAAATACAAGAGCAGTATGTTGATGTTGAAAACGCTATAAAAGCGACATTGAAACAGACAAAACATAATATTTGGCTAGCAATTCAAGAGTTTGAATATTTATTGAATGAAAAATCACTTTTAACTAGAGTTATAGAACAAAAGAAAATCAGAGAATCATCTACTATTACTATTTTAGATTATTCATCAAAATATCATAAAGATTTTAAAGAATTAAATGAAGAATGGATTACCAAATACTTTAGAATAGAGAATGCTGATAGAAAAGCATTAGATCATCCTAAAGAATATATTTTAGATAAGGGCGGAAAAATTTTAGTAGCGGTTCAGGGTAAAACTGTTTTAGGTGTTTGTGCTTTATTAAAAATGGAAAATCATAACTACGATTATGAACTTGCTAAAATGGCTGTTTCTCCAAAAGCACAAGGTAAAGGTATTGGATATCTAATGGGTAAATCTATTATAGAAAAAGCAAAATCATTAGGAGCATCAAGTTTATATCTTGAAAGTAATACAATTTTAAAACCTGCTATATCATTGTATAAAAAACTTGGATTTCAAAAAGTAGCTGGTCATTATACTCCTTATGAAAGATGTAATATTCAAATGGAACTTAGATTAGAATAA
- a CDS encoding LytTR family transcriptional regulator, translating into MQLNRSISYTSSWKYTFFIGLILALGLAFVLVFLQPFDTYSNKMPYKELKLSGYSICVLIPVLILHVFEEFWFKKNKRKWFLINEIVSLSLGFVFICIVCYVYNYTVVNDVIFNFDDFYDWLISFALPFVPIFIPIWVYLRYRLCKVTIPSKIKPSSKLIVIKGTNSNEVIEFQSSSFVMAKSQANYVDVYILNKNGELEKHILRNTLSALISQIPRASQVHRSFLINTDYVRNLQGNTRKGAVILNYVSGVIPVSPKHFTALKIHLQNNPKTSK; encoded by the coding sequence GTGCAATTAAATCGATCTATTTCTTATACTTCTTCTTGGAAATATACATTTTTTATAGGACTCATTTTGGCTTTAGGATTAGCTTTCGTCTTAGTCTTTTTACAACCATTTGATACCTATTCTAACAAAATGCCTTATAAAGAATTAAAACTATCGGGCTATAGTATTTGTGTGCTCATTCCTGTTTTAATCTTACATGTTTTTGAAGAGTTTTGGTTTAAAAAGAACAAAAGAAAATGGTTTTTAATAAATGAGATTGTAAGCTTGAGCTTAGGATTTGTTTTTATTTGTATAGTTTGTTATGTATATAACTATACAGTTGTTAATGATGTAATATTTAATTTTGATGATTTCTATGATTGGTTAATAAGCTTTGCTTTACCTTTTGTACCCATATTTATTCCAATATGGGTATATCTTCGATATAGATTGTGTAAAGTAACGATTCCAAGTAAAATAAAACCCTCTTCGAAACTGATAGTAATTAAGGGAACTAATAGTAACGAAGTGATAGAATTTCAAAGCAGTAGCTTTGTAATGGCAAAATCGCAAGCCAATTATGTTGACGTTTATATCCTTAATAAAAATGGTGAATTAGAAAAGCACATACTAAGAAATACATTATCTGCTTTAATATCACAAATCCCTAGAGCATCACAAGTTCATCGTTCGTTTTTAATTAATACAGATTATGTTAGAAACCTGCAAGGCAATACACGTAAAGGAGCAGTAATATTAAATTATGTATCAGGAGTTATTCCTGTGTCTCCAAAACATTTTACTGCATTAAAAATTCACCTTCAAAATAATCCCAAAACTTCAAAATAA